A window of the Miscanthus floridulus cultivar M001 chromosome 14, ASM1932011v1, whole genome shotgun sequence genome harbors these coding sequences:
- the LOC136505621 gene encoding cellulose synthase-like protein D4 produces MSRRLSLPAGSQVTVTVSPTRGKAESPGDGVIKRSGGGIGLTSPAPRHSLGGAASSTVATLQLSPVRRSGGNRYASLDGGALGDSAEFVHYTVHIPPTPERTVAASAESIDAPAPTAYEDGGAAEVRPPQRSYISGTIFTGGLNQATRGHVLNTSAASSSAAAAAASANMSCKMRGCDMPAFVLASGAGAGGPCDCGFMICRECYAECVAAAGNCPGCKEPYSAGSDTDDDGEDDEAVSSSEERDQLPLTSMAKRFSIMHSMKIPSNNGGGGKPAEFDHARWLFETKGTYGYGNALWPKDGHGGGGGGGFAGFEEPPNFGSRCRRPLTRKTSVSQAILSPYRLLIAIRLVALGFFLTWRIRHPNPEAVWLWALSVTCEVWFAFSWLLDSLPKLCPIHRAADLDVLAERFELPTARNPKGHSDLPGIDVFVSTADPEKEPPLVTANTILSILAADYPVEKIACYLSDDGGALLTFEALAETASFASTWVPFCRKHGIEPRSPEAYFGQKRDFLRNKVRVDFVRERRKVKREYDEFKVRVNSLPEAIRRRSDAYNAGEELRARRRQQEEAMAAGTLPGALPEAAAAVKATWMSDGSQWPGTWLTSAPDHSRGDHAGIIQAMLAPPTSEPVLGAEPAESGGLIDTTGVDIRLPMLVYVSREKRPGYDHNKKAGAMNALVRTSAIMSNGPFILNLDCDHYVHNSAALREGMCFMLDRGGDRVCYVQFPQRFEGIDPNDRYANHNLVFFDVAMRAMDGLQGPMYVGTGCVFRRTALYGFSPPRATEHHGWLGRKKIKLFLRKPTMGKKTDRENNSDREMMLPPIEDDAFQQLDDIESSALLPRRFGSSATFVASIPVADYQGRLLQDTPGAHQGRPAGALAVPREPLDAATVAEAISVISCFYEDKTEWGRRIGWIYGSVTEDVVTGYRMHNRGWRSVYCVTRRDAFRGTAPINLTDRLHQVLRWATGSVEIFFSRNNALFASPRMKFLQRVAYFNVGMYPFTSVFLLVYCVLPAVSLFSGKFIVQSLNATFLALLLIITITLCLLALLEIKWSGITLNEWWRNEQFWVIGGTSAHPAAVLQGLLKVIAGVDISFTLTSKPGGAGDDGEEDAFAELYEVRWSFLMVPPVTIMMVNAVAVAVASARTLYSEFPQWSKLLGGAFFSFWVLCHLYPFAKGLLGRRGRVPTIVFVWSGLISMTISLLWVYISPPAGARELIGGGGFSFP; encoded by the exons ATGTCGCGGCGGCTGTCGCTGCCGGCGGGGTCGCAGGTCACGGTGACGGTGTCACCGACGAGGGGCAAGGCGGAGAGCCCCGGGGACGGGGTGATCAAGAGGAGCGGCGGTGGGATCGGGCTCACGAGCCCGGCGCCGAGGCACTCGCTCGGGGGCGCGGCGTCGTCCACCGTCGCCACGCTGCAGCTCTCGCCCGTGCGCCGGAGCGGGGGGAACCGCTACGCGTCGCTTGACGGCGGTGCCTTGGGTGACAGCGCCGAGTTCGTGCACTACACCGTGCACATCCCGCCCACGCCGGAGCGGACGGTGGCGGCGTCCGCTGAGTCCATCGACGCGCCGGCGCCGACTGCCTACGAGGACGGCGGCGCGGCGGAGGTGCGGCCGCCGCAGAGGAGCTACATCTCCGGGACCATCTTCACGGGCGGCCTCAACCAGGCCACGCGTGGCCACGTGCTCAACACCTCCGCcgccagcagcagcgccgccgcggccgcggcctctGCCAACATGTCGTGCAAGATGCGCGGCTGCGACATGCCGGCCTTCGTCCTGgcctccggcgccggcgccggcgggccGTGCGACTGCGGCTTTATGATCTGCCGCGAGTGCTACGCCGAGTGCGTCGCGGCCGCGGGGAACTGCCCCGGGTGCAAGGAGCCCTACTCTGCGGGGAGCGACACCGACGACGATGGCGAGGATGACGAGGCCGTCTCCTCGTCCGAGGAGCGGGACCAGCTGCCGCTCACGTCCATGGCGAAGCGCTTCTCCATCATGCATTCTATGAAGATTCCCAGCAACAACGGTGGCGGCGGCAAGCCGGCCGAGTTCGACCACGCGCGCTGGCTCTTCGAGACCAAGGGCACCTACGGCTACGGCAACGCGCTCTGGCCCAAGGACGggcacggcggcggtggcggtggcggcttcGCTGGGTTCGAGGAGCCGCCGAACTTCGGCTCCCGCTGCCGCCGGCCGCTCACCAGGAAGACCAGCGTCTCTCAGGCCATCCTCAGTCCTTACAG GCTGCTGATCGCAATCCGTCTGGTGGCGTTGGGGTTCTTCCTGACATGGCGCATTCGGCACCCGAACCCAGAGGCCGTGTGGCTGTGGGCACTCTCGGTGACGTGCGAGGTCTGGTTCGCCTTCTCGTGGCTTCTTGACAGCCTCCCCAAGCTCTGCCCCATCCACCGGGCCGCGGACCTGGACGTCCTCGCCGAGCGCTTCGAGCTGCCCACCGCGCGCAACCCCAAGGGCCACTCCGACCTGCCCGGCATCGACGTCTTCGTCTCCACTGCCGACCCGGAGAAGGAGCCGCCGCTCGTCACCGCCAACACCATCCTCTCGATCCTCGCCGCCGACTACCCGGTCGAGAAGATCGCCTGCTACCTctccgacgacggcggcgcgctgcTCACCTTCGAGGCGCTTGCCGAGACCGCAAGCTTCGCTAGCACCTGGGTGCCGTTCTGCCGCAAACACGGCATCGAGCCGCGCAGCCCGGAGGCCTACTTCGGCCAGAAGAGGGACTTCCTCAGGAACAAGGTGCGCGTCGATTTCGTCCGGGAGCGGCGGAAGGTGAAGCGGGAGTACGACGAGTTCAAGGTGAGGGTGAACTCGCTGCCAGAGGCCATCCGCCGGCGCTCCGACGCGTACAACGCCGGCGAGGAGCTGCGCGCCAGGAGAAGGCAGCAGGAGGAGGCCATGGCGGCCGGCACTCTTCCTGGAGCATTGCCTGAGGCAGCGGCGGCCGTGAAGGCGACATGGATGTCCGACGGCTCGCAGTGGCCTGGCACCTGGCTCACCTCTGCGCCAGACCACTCCCGTGGTGACCACGCCGGCATCATTCAG GCAATGCTTGCGCCTCCGACCTCAGAGCCTGTGCTGGGCGCGGAGCCGGCGGAGTCCGGCGGGCTGATCGACACAACGGGCGTGGACATCCGGCTGCCGATGCTGGTGTACGTGTCCCGCGAGAAGCGCCCGGGGTACGACCACAACAAGAAGGCCGGCGCCATGAACGCGCTGGTGCGTACGAGCGCCATCATGTCGAACGGGCCCTTCATCCTCAACCTCGACTGCGACCACTACGTGCACAACTCGGCGGCGCTCCGGGAAGGGATGTGCTTCATGCTGGACCGCGGCGGCGACCGCGTCTGCTACGTCCAGTTCCCACAGCGGTTCGAGGGCATCGACCCCAACGACCGGTACGCCAACCACAACCTTGTCTTCTTCGACGTGGCCATGCGCGCCATGGACGGGCTGCAGGGCCCCATGTACGTCGGCACCGGCTGCGTGTTCCGCCGCACCGCGCTGTACGGGTTCAGCCCGCCGCGCGCCACGGAGCACCACGGCTGGCTCGGGAGGAAGAAGATCAAGCTGTTCCTGAGGAAGCCCACCATGGGGAAGAAGACGGACAGGGAGAACAACAGCGACAGGGAGATGATGCTGCCGCCGATCGAAGACGACGCCTTCCAGCAGCTCGACGACATCGAGTCGTCCGCGCTGCTCCCGCGGCGGTTCGGCAGCTCGGCAACGTTCGTGGCGTCCATACCCGTGGCGGACTACCAGGGGCGGCTGCTGCAGGACACGCCGGGCGCGCACCAGGGCCGCCCCGCCGGCGCCCTGGCCGTGCCCCGCGAGCCGCTCGACGCGGCCACCGTCGCCGAGGCCATCAGCGTCATCTCGTGCTTCTACGAGGACAAGACGGAGTGGGGGCGGCGCATCGGGTGGATCTACGGGTCGGTGACGGAGGACGTGGTGACGGGGTACCGGATGCACAACCGCGGGTGGCGGTCCGTGTACTGCGTGACGCGGCGCGACGCGTTCCGCGGCACGGCGCCCATCAACCTCACGGACCGCCTGCACCAGGTGCTCCGATGGGCGACGGGGTCCGTGGAGATCTTCTTCTCCCGCAACAACGCCCTGTTCGCGTCCCCGCGGATGAAGTTCCTCCAGCGCGTGGCCTACTTCAACGTCGGCATGTACCCGTTCACCTCCGTCTTCCTCCTCGTCTACTGCGTGCTCCCGGCCGTCTCCCTCTTCTCCGGCAAATTCATCGTGCAGTCGCTCAACGCCACGTTCCTGGCGCTGCTGCTCATCATCACCATCACGCTCTGCCTGCTGGCGCTGCTAGAGATCAAGTGGTCCGGGATCACGCTGAACGAGTGGTGGCGCAACGAGCAGTTCTGGGTGATCGGCGGGACCAGCGCACACCCGGCGGCCGTGCTGCAGGGCCTCCTCAAGGTGATCGCCGGCGTGGACATCTCCTTCACGCTGACGTCGAAGCCTGGCGGTGCTGgcgacgacggcgaggaggaCGCGTTCGCGGAGCTGTACGAGGTGCGGTGGAGCTTCCTGATGGTGCCACCCGTGACGATCATGATGGTGAACgcggtggccgtggccgtggcgtcGGCGCGCACGCTGTACAGCGAGTTCCCGCAGTGGAGCAAGCTGTTGGGCGGCGCCTTCTTCAGCTTCTGGGTGCTGTGCCACCTCTACCCGTTCGCCAAGGGACTCCTGGGCCGCCGCGGCCGTGTGCCGACCATCGTGTTCGTCTGGTCCGGGCTCATCTCCATGACCATCTCGCTGCTCTGGGTCTACATCAGCCCTCCTGCAGGCGCCAGGGAGCTCATCGGTGGCGGCGGATTCAGCTTCCCGTAG